The following are encoded in a window of Pseudomonas sp. St316 genomic DNA:
- a CDS encoding TetR/AcrR family transcriptional regulator: MTMNPELSATLDEPVAAPRKSRKNNPEKTRENILQEAIVEFVQQGLAGARVDAIAERIHTSKRMIYYYFGSKEQLYVEVLEKLYGDIRTTESRLHLAELAPVDAIRRLVEFTFDHHDRNVDFVRIVCIENIHNAEYVKQSGAIKAMTNTILDSLGVILRRGAEEGVFRAGLEPLDVHLLISSFCFYRVSNRQTFGEIFQIDLSDDAIKQRHRAMVCESVLRYLQP, translated from the coding sequence ATGACCATGAATCCAGAGCTTTCCGCAACGCTCGACGAACCCGTCGCCGCGCCGCGCAAGAGTCGCAAGAACAACCCGGAGAAGACCCGGGAGAACATTCTTCAGGAAGCCATCGTCGAGTTCGTCCAGCAAGGCCTGGCCGGTGCCCGGGTCGACGCCATCGCCGAGCGCATCCACACCTCCAAGCGCATGATCTACTACTACTTCGGCAGCAAGGAGCAGTTGTACGTCGAGGTGCTGGAAAAACTCTATGGAGATATCCGCACCACCGAGAGCCGCCTGCACCTGGCGGAACTGGCCCCGGTCGATGCGATCCGGCGCCTGGTGGAGTTCACCTTCGATCACCACGATCGTAATGTGGATTTCGTGCGCATCGTCTGCATCGAGAACATCCACAACGCCGAGTACGTGAAGCAGTCAGGTGCGATCAAGGCGATGACCAATACCATCCTCGATTCCCTGGGCGTGATCCTGCGGCGCGGCGCTGAAGAGGGCGTGTTCCGTGCCGGCCTCGAGCCGCTGGATGTGCATCTGCTGATCAGTTCGTTCTGTTTTTACCGCGTGTCCAATCGCCAGACATTTGGTGAGATCTTTCAGATCGACCTGTCGGATGATGCGATCAAGCAGCGGCATCGCGCGATGGTCTGTGAGTCGGTGCTGCGGTATCTGCAGCCCTGA
- a CDS encoding shikimate dehydrogenase: protein MSMSNITVLAGLIGAGIQASRTPAMHEREGDAQGMRYLYRLIDLDVLKLDSGALADLLVAAERMDFTGLNITFPCKQAIIPLLDELSPEARGIGAVNTVVLKDGKRIGHNTDCLGFAEGFRRGLGDVARKRVVQMGAGGAGAAVAHALLMEGVETLSIFDVEVSRAEALANNLNQHFGAGRARAGHDLPTAMAEADGLVNTTPMGMAKLPGMPVPVELLRGTLWVAEIVYFPLETELLRNARAVGCRTLDGGNMAVFQAVKAFELFSGVAPDAQRMLAHFQSMNH, encoded by the coding sequence ATGAGCATGTCGAATATCACTGTGCTGGCCGGCCTAATCGGCGCGGGCATCCAGGCCTCTCGCACGCCTGCGATGCATGAGCGCGAAGGCGATGCCCAGGGCATGCGTTACCTGTATCGCCTGATCGACCTCGACGTGCTGAAACTCGACAGCGGCGCCCTGGCCGATCTACTGGTAGCAGCCGAGCGCATGGACTTCACCGGCCTGAACATCACCTTCCCCTGCAAGCAGGCGATCATCCCGCTGCTCGATGAATTGTCACCCGAGGCCCGCGGTATCGGCGCGGTCAATACCGTCGTGCTCAAGGACGGCAAGCGCATCGGCCACAACACCGACTGCCTGGGGTTCGCCGAAGGTTTTCGTCGCGGCCTGGGGGATGTGGCGCGCAAGCGTGTGGTCCAGATGGGCGCTGGTGGCGCCGGCGCGGCGGTGGCCCACGCGCTGTTGATGGAAGGCGTAGAAACCCTGAGCATTTTTGACGTCGAGGTCAGCCGTGCCGAGGCGCTGGCCAACAACTTGAATCAACACTTCGGCGCTGGCCGCGCCCGTGCCGGGCATGACCTGCCCACCGCCATGGCCGAGGCCGACGGCCTGGTGAACACCACGCCCATGGGCATGGCAAAATTACCGGGCATGCCGGTGCCGGTCGAACTGTTGCGCGGCACTTTGTGGGTCGCGGAAATCGTCTACTTCCCACTGGAAACCGAACTGCTGCGCAACGCCCGCGCGGTCGGCTGCCGCACCCTGGATGGCGGCAACATGGCCGTGTTCCAGGCGGTGAAGGCCTTCGAACTGTTCAGCGGCGTGGCGCCAGATGCGCAGCGGATGCTGGCGCATTTCCAAAGCATGAATCACTAA
- the aroQ gene encoding type II 3-dehydroquinate dehydratase — MPPIVLVLNGPNLNLLGTREPATYGHETLADISALCGRTAEEFGLAVEFRQTNQEGELLDWIHGARGRCAGIVINPAAWTHTSVAIRDALVASEVPVIEVHLSNVHARETFRHHSFVSSVAIGVMCGFGSHGYRLALEHFSQRLKG, encoded by the coding sequence ATGCCTCCGATCGTTCTGGTGCTCAACGGCCCGAACCTGAACCTGCTCGGCACCCGCGAGCCGGCGACCTATGGCCATGAAACCCTGGCTGACATCTCGGCACTGTGCGGCCGCACCGCTGAAGAATTCGGCCTGGCGGTGGAGTTTCGCCAGACCAACCAGGAGGGCGAACTGCTGGACTGGATTCACGGCGCCCGTGGCCGATGCGCCGGTATCGTCATCAACCCGGCGGCCTGGACCCACACCTCCGTGGCGATCCGCGATGCCCTGGTGGCCAGCGAAGTACCGGTCATCGAAGTCCACCTGTCCAACGTCCACGCCCGCGAAACCTTCCGCCATCACTCCTTCGTCTCATCCGTTGCCATTGGCGTGATGTGCGGGTTTGGCAGCCACGGTTATCGCCTGGCCCTGGAACATTTCAGTCAGCGGTTGAAGGGTTGA
- the trmA gene encoding tRNA (uridine(54)-C5)-methyltransferase TrmA, with translation MTFDSQAYATQLQDKVTRLRDLLAPFDAPQPAVFDSPLENFRLRAEFRLWREAGERHYAMFSQDDKRTPILIEAFPIASLRINQLMPQLKAAWQASAPLSHKLFQVEFLTTLAGDAMITLCYHRPLDEHWHAAASKLAADLGVSIIGRSKGKREVIGHDYVVEKLEVGGRTFSYRQPEGAFTQPNGTVNQKMLNWAYDALGDRSDDLLELYCGNGNFTLPLATRVRKVLATEISKTSVNAALSNLSENAVDNVTLVRLSAEELTEALNEVRPFRRLHGIDLKSYEFGSVFVDPPRAGMDPDTCELTRRFDNILYISCNPETLAANIAQLNDTHRITRCALFDQFPWTQHMESGVLLTRR, from the coding sequence ATGACTTTTGATTCCCAAGCCTACGCCACTCAGCTCCAGGACAAGGTCACCCGCTTGCGTGACCTGTTGGCGCCGTTCGATGCACCGCAACCTGCGGTGTTCGATTCGCCGCTGGAGAACTTCCGCCTGCGCGCCGAATTCCGTCTCTGGCGCGAGGCCGGCGAACGGCACTACGCAATGTTCTCCCAGGACGACAAGCGCACACCGATCCTCATTGAGGCGTTTCCCATTGCCAGCCTGCGCATCAACCAGTTGATGCCGCAACTCAAGGCCGCCTGGCAAGCCAGCGCGCCCCTGAGCCACAAGCTGTTCCAGGTGGAGTTCCTGACTACCTTGGCGGGCGATGCGATGATCACCCTGTGTTATCACCGTCCGCTGGATGAGCACTGGCACGCGGCCGCCTCGAAACTGGCGGCTGACCTGGGCGTGAGCATCATTGGCCGCTCCAAGGGCAAACGCGAAGTGATCGGCCATGACTACGTGGTGGAGAAACTCGAAGTGGGCGGTCGTACCTTCAGTTATCGCCAACCCGAAGGCGCCTTCACCCAGCCCAACGGCACAGTGAACCAGAAGATGCTCAACTGGGCTTATGACGCACTGGGCGATCGCAGCGACGATCTGCTGGAGTTGTACTGCGGCAACGGCAACTTCACCCTGCCCCTGGCCACCCGCGTGCGCAAAGTGCTGGCCACCGAAATCAGCAAGACCTCGGTGAACGCCGCGCTGAGCAACCTTAGCGAAAACGCGGTGGATAACGTCACGCTGGTGCGCCTGTCCGCCGAAGAACTGACCGAAGCCCTGAACGAAGTCCGGCCGTTCCGCCGCCTGCACGGCATCGACCTGAAAAGCTACGAATTCGGCAGTGTCTTCGTCGACCCGCCTCGCGCGGGCATGGACCCGGATACCTGCGAGTTGACCCGGCGTTTTGACAACATCCTCTACATCTCCTGCAACCCGGAAACCCTCGCCGCGAATATCGCGCAACTGAACGACACCCACCGCATCACGCGCTGCGCGTTGTTCGATCAATTTCCTTGGACCCAGCATATGGAGTCCGGGGTGTTATTGACTCGGCGTTAA
- a CDS encoding NCS2 family permease, translated as MLERLFQLKAHNTNVRTEILAGVTTFLAMAYILFVNPSILGETGMDKGAVFVATCLAAAIGSTVMGLIANYPIALAPGMGLNAFFTYTVVLHMGHTWQVALGAVFISAVLFFLLSIFRIREWIINSIPLPLRSAIAAGIGLFLALIALNNAGIVVKNPATMVGLGDLKQPAPILATLGFVLIVALEALKVRGAVLIGILAVTIVSILMGFTSFGGVISMPPSLAPTFLQLDIKGALDIGLVSVIFAFLFVDLFDNSGTLIGVAKRAGLMGKDGHMPKMGRALIADSTAAMAGSLLGTSTTTSYIESAAGVSAGGRTGLTAIVVAVLFLLALFFSPLAASVPPFATAPALLFVAVLMTSGLAEIDWDDITVAAPVVVTALAMPFTYSIANGIAFGFIAWTAIKLVSGRGRELNPALVILSILFVIKLGWFNA; from the coding sequence ATGCTGGAAAGGCTGTTTCAACTCAAGGCACATAACACCAACGTGCGGACCGAGATCCTGGCGGGCGTCACAACGTTCCTGGCCATGGCCTACATCCTGTTCGTCAACCCGAGCATCCTCGGCGAAACCGGCATGGACAAGGGTGCGGTGTTCGTCGCCACCTGCCTGGCAGCGGCCATTGGCTCCACGGTCATGGGCCTGATCGCCAACTACCCGATCGCCCTCGCACCGGGCATGGGCCTGAATGCCTTCTTTACCTACACCGTGGTCCTGCACATGGGCCACACCTGGCAAGTGGCGCTGGGCGCAGTGTTCATCTCCGCCGTGCTGTTCTTCCTGCTGTCGATCTTTCGCATCCGCGAGTGGATCATCAACAGCATCCCGCTGCCGCTGCGCTCGGCCATTGCCGCCGGTATCGGCCTGTTCCTGGCGCTGATCGCCCTGAACAATGCCGGCATCGTGGTGAAGAACCCGGCGACCATGGTCGGCCTCGGCGACTTGAAACAACCGGCGCCGATCCTCGCGACCCTCGGCTTTGTCCTGATCGTTGCCCTCGAAGCCTTGAAAGTACGCGGCGCGGTGCTGATCGGCATCCTCGCGGTGACCATCGTCTCGATCCTGATGGGCTTCACCTCGTTCGGCGGCGTGATATCGATGCCGCCTTCCCTGGCCCCAACCTTCCTGCAACTGGACATCAAGGGCGCCCTGGACATCGGCCTGGTGAGCGTGATCTTCGCCTTCCTGTTCGTCGACCTGTTCGACAACTCTGGCACCTTGATCGGCGTTGCCAAGCGCGCCGGCTTGATGGGCAAGGACGGCCACATGCCGAAGATGGGCCGTGCGCTGATCGCCGACAGCACCGCCGCCATGGCCGGCTCGCTGCTGGGCACCTCCACCACCACCAGCTACATCGAATCGGCGGCGGGCGTCAGCGCCGGCGGCCGCACCGGCCTGACCGCCATCGTGGTGGCGGTCCTGTTCCTGCTGGCGCTGTTTTTCTCGCCACTGGCCGCCAGCGTGCCGCCCTTCGCCACCGCCCCAGCCCTGTTGTTCGTCGCCGTGCTGATGACCTCGGGCCTGGCGGAGATCGACTGGGATGACATCACCGTCGCCGCGCCAGTGGTGGTGACCGCCCTGGCAATGCCGTTCACCTATTCCATCGCCAACGGCATCGCTTTCGGCTTCATCGCCTGGACCGCCATCAAACTGGTCTCTGGCCGTGGTCGTGAGCTGAACCCGGCGCTGGTCATTCTGTCCATTCTGTTCGTGATCAAGTTGGGTTGGTTCAACGCATGA
- a CDS encoding DUF4879 domain-containing protein, whose product MYCMNKKRLAAVGCMLGWWLSGQAANAASAPPLSEVKVLKVESPACGFEDIVPGQAQTRCDHSGPNIKVYVLEVGYGHQPHVTLDGFEVDGTRSPVCAFSNGNLNDCSVRTKVVGYLYIFDLKGKQEGTFSFSNQSINAPGNRMSTQLYIK is encoded by the coding sequence ATGTATTGCATGAATAAAAAGCGGCTGGCGGCGGTGGGCTGCATGCTGGGCTGGTGGTTGTCCGGCCAGGCAGCGAATGCCGCGTCGGCACCGCCGTTGAGCGAGGTCAAGGTGCTCAAGGTCGAGTCGCCGGCCTGTGGCTTCGAGGACATCGTCCCGGGGCAGGCGCAGACGCGTTGCGATCACAGTGGCCCGAATATCAAGGTCTACGTGCTGGAGGTTGGCTATGGCCATCAACCGCATGTCACCCTGGACGGCTTTGAAGTCGACGGCACCCGCTCGCCGGTGTGCGCGTTCAGCAACGGCAATCTCAATGACTGCTCCGTGCGGACCAAAGTCGTCGGCTATTTGTACATCTTCGACCTGAAGGGCAAGCAAGAGGGCACCTTCAGCTTCAGCAACCAGTCGATCAACGCACCGGGCAACCGGATGTCGACCCAGCTGTACATCAAATAA
- a CDS encoding DJ-1 family glyoxalase III, translating to MIPGTKIPRALIVVAEGVDDLQTVTLIDVLRRAQIETVVASIEGRRMLTCARGTRLTADGMLVDMLVQDFDLIVLPGGIIGAQHLAAHQPLQQLIKGQAAAGRFFAAIAEAPALALQAFGVLRQRRMTCLPAVSQQLSGCSFVDQPVVVDGNCITAQGSAAALAFALALVEQLSGKGVRSVVAAELLV from the coding sequence ATGATTCCAGGAACCAAGATCCCCCGAGCCCTGATCGTTGTCGCCGAAGGTGTCGATGACCTGCAGACCGTTACCCTGATCGATGTGCTGCGTCGAGCGCAGATCGAAACCGTGGTGGCGAGTATCGAAGGGCGGCGGATGCTCACCTGCGCCCGCGGCACGCGCTTGACGGCCGATGGCATGCTGGTGGACATGCTTGTGCAGGATTTCGACCTGATCGTCTTGCCCGGCGGCATCATTGGCGCCCAACACCTGGCGGCCCATCAGCCGCTGCAACAACTGATCAAGGGCCAGGCCGCCGCCGGACGTTTTTTTGCCGCCATCGCTGAAGCCCCGGCCCTGGCCTTGCAGGCATTCGGCGTTCTGCGCCAGCGGCGCATGACCTGCCTGCCCGCCGTGAGCCAGCAGTTGTCCGGGTGCAGTTTTGTCGATCAGCCCGTGGTGGTGGATGGCAACTGCATCACGGCCCAAGGTTCGGCCGCCGCCCTGGCGTTTGCCCTGGCGTTGGTGGAACAACTCAGCGGCAAGGGTGTGAGGAGCGTGGTGGCGGCGGAGTTGCTGGTCTGA
- a CDS encoding HigA family addiction module antitoxin encodes MPMHNPPHPGETLRLDVLPELGITVTELARHLGFARPHLSRVLHGHAPISPDLAVRLERAGIGKARVWLGVQTDYDLWQAEQRVQPVIEPFPQHA; translated from the coding sequence ATGCCCATGCACAATCCGCCACACCCTGGCGAAACCTTGCGGCTGGACGTGTTACCCGAACTGGGTATCACGGTCACCGAACTGGCGCGGCACCTGGGTTTCGCCCGGCCTCATCTTTCCCGGGTCTTGCACGGTCATGCGCCCATCAGCCCCGACCTGGCCGTGCGCCTGGAGCGTGCCGGGATCGGCAAGGCCAGGGTCTGGCTGGGCGTCCAGACCGACTATGATTTGTGGCAAGCCGAGCAGCGCGTGCAGCCTGTGATTGAACCGTTCCCACAACACGCTTGA
- a CDS encoding type II toxin-antitoxin system RelE/ParE family toxin has protein sequence MIKSFQHKGLRLFYETGSTRGIRSDHGKRLARMLQFMDRAQVANDLDIPGWRLHPLTGELDGCWSLGVSGNWRGIFRFIGSDIEQVDYLDYH, from the coding sequence GATTAAATCCTTCCAGCACAAAGGCCTCAGGCTCTTTTATGAGACGGGGTCGACCCGTGGTATCCGGTCGGACCACGGAAAACGCCTGGCCCGCATGCTCCAGTTCATGGACAGGGCGCAGGTCGCCAACGACTTGGATATTCCCGGATGGCGATTGCATCCGCTCACGGGTGAGCTGGATGGCTGCTGGTCGCTGGGGGTTTCGGGAAACTGGCGGGGTATTTTTCGTTTCATCGGGTCCGATATCGAACAGGTCGATTATCTGGACTACCACTGA